A genomic segment from Curtobacterium sp. MCSS17_007 encodes:
- the rpsD gene encoding 30S ribosomal protein S4 produces MSTKSRTRSKTRLSRALGIPLTPKAARYLEKRPYGPGEHGRTRRRADSDYAVRLREKQRLRAQYGIREKQLRIVFEEARKTKGLTGENLVELLEQRLDALVLRAGFARTTAQARQLIVHRHILVDGKLVDRPSFRVKEGQLIHVKQRSESLEPFQVAAAGGHQEVLPKVPGYLEVEIDKLQARLVRRPKRAEVPVTCEVQLVVEYYAAR; encoded by the coding sequence GTGTCTACCAAGTCACGTACCCGCAGCAAGACCCGCCTCTCGCGTGCGCTCGGCATCCCGCTGACGCCGAAGGCGGCCCGTTACCTCGAGAAGCGCCCCTACGGCCCCGGTGAGCACGGCCGCACCCGCCGTCGCGCGGACAGCGACTACGCCGTCCGTCTCCGTGAGAAGCAGCGTCTGCGCGCCCAGTACGGCATCCGCGAGAAGCAGCTCCGCATCGTCTTCGAAGAGGCCCGCAAGACGAAGGGCCTGACCGGTGAGAACCTCGTCGAACTCCTCGAGCAGCGCCTCGACGCCCTCGTGCTCCGTGCCGGCTTCGCCCGCACCACCGCGCAGGCCCGTCAGCTGATCGTGCACCGTCACATCCTCGTCGACGGCAAGCTCGTCGACCGTCCGTCCTTCCGCGTCAAGGAGGGCCAGCTCATCCACGTGAAGCAGCGCTCCGAGTCGCTCGAGCCGTTCCAGGTCGCCGCCGCCGGTGGCCACCAGGAAGTGCTCCCGAAGGTCCCGGGCTACCTCGAGGTCGAGATCGACAAGCTCCAGGCCCGCCTGGTCCGTCGTCCGAAGCGCGCCGAGGTCCCCGTGACCTGTGAAGTGCAGCTCGTCGTCGAGTACTACGCAGCTCGCTGA
- the truB gene encoding tRNA pseudouridine(55) synthase TruB, with amino-acid sequence MLATAPDGILLVDKPQGISSHRVVSIARRRLGLKKIGHAGTLDPMATGLLLLGAGPSTRLLTHLVGLGKTYTATIRLGVGTDSDDADGTPTSTHGVDGIDVSEGAVERAVAAQRGVIAQVPSTVSAIKVDGRRAYDLARKGEEVVLRSRTVTVARFDVTGRNDRTVRVDGQDVAVVDVDVVVDCSSGTYVRALARDVGAALGTGAHLTALRRTAVGPFDVGSAIDLEDDGVDVGAALVRPADVARRLFDVVSLDPAAAKDLSDGKRVAVEHPDSDGPVAAIATEDDRLVGLVSVRRGRLRAITNFPAPAPAPAATGAGRTTDGADA; translated from the coding sequence GTGCTCGCAACCGCGCCTGACGGCATCCTCCTCGTCGACAAGCCGCAGGGCATCTCCAGTCACAGGGTGGTGTCGATCGCCCGTCGTCGGCTCGGACTCAAGAAGATCGGCCACGCCGGCACACTCGACCCGATGGCGACCGGTCTCCTGCTGCTCGGCGCGGGGCCCTCGACGCGGCTGCTGACGCACCTCGTCGGACTCGGCAAGACCTACACGGCGACGATCCGCTTGGGGGTCGGCACCGACTCCGACGACGCCGACGGCACGCCCACGTCGACGCACGGTGTCGACGGCATCGACGTCTCCGAGGGTGCCGTGGAACGGGCGGTCGCCGCGCAGCGCGGGGTCATCGCCCAGGTCCCCTCGACCGTCAGCGCCATCAAGGTCGACGGCCGCCGCGCCTACGACCTCGCGCGCAAGGGTGAGGAGGTCGTCCTGCGCTCGCGCACCGTCACCGTCGCGCGGTTCGACGTCACCGGGCGGAACGACCGGACCGTGCGGGTCGACGGGCAGGACGTCGCCGTGGTCGACGTCGACGTCGTCGTCGACTGCTCGTCCGGCACCTACGTCCGCGCGCTCGCCCGTGACGTCGGTGCCGCGCTCGGCACGGGTGCCCACCTCACCGCGCTCCGCAGGACCGCCGTCGGGCCCTTCGACGTCGGGTCCGCGATCGACCTCGAGGACGACGGCGTGGACGTCGGCGCCGCACTCGTCCGTCCGGCAGACGTGGCGCGGCGCCTGTTCGACGTGGTCTCCCTCGACCCCGCCGCCGCGAAGGACCTGTCGGACGGCAAGCGGGTCGCTGTCGAGCACCCCGACTCGGACGGTCCGGTCGCTGCGATCGCCACCGAGGACGACCGGCTCGTGGGGCTGGTCTCGGTGCGACGCGGGCGGCTCCGTGCGATCACGAACTTCCCGGCACCGGCACCGGCACCGGCAGCGACCGGCGCGGGCAGGACCACGGACGGAGCGGACGCGTGA
- the mltG gene encoding endolytic transglycosylase MltG yields MADDLDWDAIIAPGDDAGRRRRSADSAADPDRPMSRREARAAEAAAAASAPAGPEAEDARPVTTDVGSAGTRHPVAPADAPVARSHDELHPEVQALLTGEVPAPDARAVGDAHGGTGTGPDGPRDGAGGTGDGGRGGRGGGGGASRQPRGPRPPRRRGPLIAGIVIVALVLAVGVGAYAFAAPKIQQVVGAIGGSREPDDYTGDGTSKVTVTIKQGDIGEDVAKTLQRSGVVKSSKVFYKLLLTSPDVSFQPGSYELKKEMSSKAALAALRDSDNRVEASIVIPEGTALQDIEAGMVSKAGLTEAEVTAAAKDVQAYGLPAGTTTLEGWLFPATYPINPGWTAKQYFQSMVDTMKEHLAAAGVAEGDQERVIVFASLVQKEAGLAADYPKVARVFQNRLDIDMPLQSDATVAYGTGNTHKVTTTDAERADAGNEYNTYVHKGLPPAPISNPGDVAIKAVTNMADGKWLYFVTVDLDTGETVFSDTYAQHQVAVKQFQAWLRAHPEYQ; encoded by the coding sequence TTGGCAGACGACCTGGACTGGGACGCGATCATCGCGCCCGGCGACGATGCCGGCCGACGACGCCGGTCCGCCGACTCCGCAGCCGACCCGGACCGTCCGATGTCGCGCCGCGAGGCTCGGGCCGCCGAGGCGGCCGCAGCAGCCTCCGCGCCAGCGGGTCCTGAGGCCGAGGACGCCCGACCCGTGACCACCGACGTGGGCTCGGCGGGTACGCGACATCCGGTCGCACCGGCCGATGCGCCGGTCGCCCGGTCGCACGACGAACTGCACCCGGAGGTGCAGGCGCTCCTCACCGGCGAGGTTCCCGCGCCCGACGCCCGGGCGGTGGGCGACGCCCACGGCGGTACCGGAACCGGTCCGGACGGACCGCGCGACGGGGCCGGCGGTACGGGAGACGGCGGACGCGGGGGACGCGGCGGGGGAGGCGGTGCCTCCCGGCAGCCGCGCGGACCGCGACCGCCGCGTCGCCGTGGACCGCTCATCGCGGGGATCGTGATCGTCGCCCTCGTGCTCGCGGTCGGCGTCGGCGCCTACGCGTTCGCCGCGCCCAAGATCCAGCAGGTCGTCGGAGCGATCGGCGGATCGAGGGAGCCGGACGATTACACGGGCGACGGGACGAGCAAGGTCACCGTGACGATCAAGCAGGGCGACATCGGCGAGGACGTCGCCAAGACCCTGCAGCGCAGCGGCGTGGTGAAGAGCTCGAAGGTCTTCTACAAGCTGCTGCTGACCTCGCCGGACGTCTCGTTCCAGCCGGGGTCGTACGAGCTGAAGAAGGAGATGAGCTCGAAGGCCGCACTCGCCGCCCTCAGGGACTCCGACAACCGCGTCGAGGCCTCGATCGTGATCCCCGAGGGGACCGCGCTGCAGGACATCGAGGCGGGCATGGTCTCGAAGGCGGGACTGACGGAGGCTGAGGTGACCGCTGCAGCGAAGGACGTGCAGGCCTACGGCCTCCCGGCGGGCACGACGACGCTCGAGGGGTGGCTCTTCCCGGCGACCTACCCGATCAACCCCGGGTGGACCGCGAAGCAGTACTTCCAGTCGATGGTCGACACCATGAAGGAGCACCTCGCCGCCGCCGGCGTGGCCGAGGGCGACCAGGAGCGGGTGATCGTCTTCGCCTCGCTCGTGCAGAAGGAGGCCGGCCTCGCCGCCGACTACCCGAAGGTCGCCCGGGTCTTCCAGAACCGGCTCGACATCGACATGCCGCTGCAGTCGGACGCGACCGTCGCGTACGGGACGGGCAACACGCACAAGGTGACCACGACCGACGCCGAGCGTGCGGACGCGGGGAACGAGTACAACACCTACGTGCACAAAGGCCTGCCCCCGGCACCGATCTCCAACCCGGGCGACGTGGCCATCAAGGCCGTCACGAACATGGCGGACGGCAAGTGGCTGTACTTCGTGACCGTGGACCTGGACACGGGGGAGACCGTCTTCTCGGACACGTACGCGCAGCACCAGGTGGCGGTGAAGCAGTTCCAGGCCTGGCTCCGGGCGCACCCCGAGTACCAGTAG
- a CDS encoding replication-associated recombination protein A: protein MRAPTTGGRAGLAQGSVPLAVRMRPTSLDEVAGQQHLLGRGSPLVQLATGTRENPGGVSVILWGPPGTGKTTLAQAIARQSGREFVELSAVTAGVKDVREVMEKALTHRDLYGSTTVLFLDEIHRFSKAQQDALLPGVENGWVILIAATTENPSFSVISPLLSRSLLLTLKPLTDEDLGMLVDRAVEDPRGLGGSVVLGDDARSAIVRLSSGDARRALTALEAAASSAIAAQTDDDEDEDVSLDGVETVPLVDADTVAAAVDRALLRYDRQGDEHYDVISAFIKSVRGSDVDAALHYLARMIEAGEDPRFIARRIIISASEDIGMADPQALPIAVAAAQAVQLIGMPEGRIPLAEAVVYLATAPKSNAAYNGVNAAIADVKAGRMGVVPVHLRDAHYPGAKRLGHGKGYVYSHDAEHGVARQQYLPDALEGTEYYAPTANGYEREVGPRLERLRKITRGE, encoded by the coding sequence ATGCGCGCGCCCACCACCGGCGGTCGCGCCGGGTTGGCCCAGGGCTCCGTCCCGCTCGCCGTGCGGATGCGTCCGACGAGCCTGGACGAGGTCGCCGGCCAGCAGCACCTGCTCGGGCGGGGGAGCCCGCTCGTCCAGCTCGCCACCGGGACGCGCGAGAACCCCGGCGGCGTCTCGGTGATCCTCTGGGGTCCGCCCGGCACGGGCAAGACGACCCTCGCACAGGCCATCGCGCGCCAGTCCGGCCGTGAGTTCGTGGAGCTCTCGGCCGTCACCGCGGGGGTGAAGGACGTGCGCGAGGTCATGGAGAAGGCCCTCACGCACCGCGACCTCTACGGGTCGACCACCGTGCTGTTCCTCGACGAGATCCACCGCTTCAGCAAGGCCCAGCAGGACGCCCTGCTGCCCGGCGTCGAGAACGGCTGGGTCATCCTCATCGCGGCGACGACCGAGAACCCCTCGTTCTCGGTCATCTCGCCGCTCCTCTCTCGGTCGTTGCTGTTGACGCTCAAGCCGCTCACCGACGAGGACCTCGGCATGCTCGTCGACCGCGCGGTCGAGGACCCCCGCGGTCTCGGCGGGTCCGTGGTGCTCGGTGACGACGCCCGGTCGGCCATCGTCCGGCTGTCCTCCGGCGACGCGCGACGCGCGCTCACGGCGCTCGAGGCGGCGGCGTCCTCGGCGATCGCGGCGCAGACCGACGACGACGAGGACGAGGACGTCTCCCTCGACGGCGTCGAGACGGTGCCGCTGGTCGACGCGGACACGGTCGCGGCAGCGGTCGACCGTGCCCTGCTCCGGTACGACCGTCAGGGCGACGAGCACTACGACGTGATCAGCGCCTTCATCAAGTCCGTCCGGGGGAGCGACGTCGATGCGGCGCTGCACTACCTCGCCCGCATGATCGAGGCCGGGGAGGACCCCCGGTTCATCGCCAGGCGCATCATCATCTCGGCGTCGGAGGACATCGGCATGGCCGACCCGCAGGCGCTGCCGATCGCGGTCGCCGCCGCGCAGGCGGTGCAGCTCATCGGCATGCCGGAGGGGCGGATCCCGCTGGCCGAAGCGGTGGTGTACCTGGCCACAGCGCCGAAGTCCAACGCGGCCTACAACGGCGTGAACGCAGCGATCGCCGACGTCAAGGCCGGTCGCATGGGTGTCGTGCCGGTGCACCTCCGCGACGCGCACTACCCCGGGGCGAAGCGCCTCGGGCACGGCAAGGGCTACGTGTACTCGCACGACGCCGAGCACGGTGTCGCCCGGCAGCAGTACCTGCCCGACGCGCTCGAGGGCACCGAGTACTACGCGCCGACCGCCAACGGGTACGAGCGCGAGGTCGGCCCGCGGCTGGAACGACTCCGGAAGATCACACGCGGCGAGTGA
- the ruvX gene encoding Holliday junction resolvase RuvX, with protein sequence MRTGRRLGVDVGRARIGVAVCDRDGLLATPVETVPRDEATDVRRIVELADEYDVLEVVVGLPLSMSGDDTPSTADARAFAERLAEHRPVRLVDERLSTVTAQRGLHQAGRNTKKSRAVIDQAAAVIILQHALDHERASSAAPGATLP encoded by the coding sequence ATCCGCACGGGCCGTCGGCTCGGTGTCGACGTCGGCAGGGCGCGCATCGGGGTCGCCGTCTGCGACCGGGACGGCCTGCTGGCCACCCCGGTCGAGACGGTGCCTCGGGACGAGGCGACGGACGTCCGTCGCATCGTCGAGCTCGCCGACGAGTACGACGTGCTCGAGGTCGTCGTGGGGCTGCCCCTGTCGATGTCCGGTGACGACACACCCTCGACCGCGGACGCCCGCGCCTTCGCCGAGCGCCTCGCGGAGCACCGACCCGTGCGCCTGGTCGACGAGCGGCTCTCCACGGTGACGGCCCAGCGCGGTCTGCACCAGGCGGGGCGGAACACGAAGAAGTCCCGGGCCGTGATCGACCAAGCGGCCGCTGTTATCATTCTGCAACACGCGCTCGACCACGAGCGTGCGTCCAGCGCCGCCCCCGGCGCCACGCTCCCCTGA
- a CDS encoding peptidylprolyl isomerase: MAPKNQARDNREARERLRLYQARQGLHERQRRRRVRDDVVGVGVLVLVAALATGSQLAFAGSRGADHARATATATASASPTPSASATAGNTGEVPSKDIADGRTWTGTLTLNDDVELGIELDGERAPQAASVEIDLIRKQFYQGTTCHRLADSSDFRFLQCGSANGDGTGDAGFEYGPLENVPSDGEYAAGTLAIARGASPYSQSTQFFIVYGDTTLDGSSGGYTVVGKVTSGLDDLESEITSKGITSPGADGTGEPKVATTITGATIREGD; the protein is encoded by the coding sequence GTGGCACCGAAGAACCAGGCGCGTGACAACCGCGAGGCGCGCGAGCGACTCCGCCTGTACCAGGCCCGACAGGGCCTGCACGAGCGGCAGCGACGCCGTCGGGTGCGGGACGACGTGGTCGGGGTGGGTGTGCTCGTGCTCGTCGCGGCACTCGCGACCGGATCGCAGCTGGCCTTCGCCGGTTCCCGCGGCGCCGACCACGCGCGCGCGACCGCGACCGCAACCGCCTCGGCGAGTCCGACCCCGAGCGCCAGTGCGACCGCCGGGAACACCGGCGAGGTGCCCAGCAAGGACATCGCGGACGGGAGGACCTGGACCGGGACGTTGACGCTCAACGACGACGTCGAGCTCGGCATCGAGCTGGACGGAGAGCGGGCACCCCAGGCCGCGAGCGTCGAGATCGACCTCATCCGCAAGCAGTTCTACCAGGGCACCACCTGCCACCGACTCGCCGACAGCAGCGACTTCCGGTTCCTGCAGTGCGGGTCCGCCAACGGCGACGGAACCGGCGACGCCGGCTTCGAGTACGGCCCGCTCGAGAACGTGCCGAGCGACGGGGAGTACGCGGCGGGCACGCTGGCGATCGCCCGCGGGGCGTCACCGTACTCGCAGAGCACGCAGTTCTTCATCGTCTACGGCGACACCACCCTCGACGGCTCGTCCGGCGGGTACACGGTGGTCGGCAAGGTCACCAGCGGCCTCGACGACCTCGAGTCGGAGATCACCTCGAAGGGCATCACCTCGCCCGGGGCGGACGGCACCGGGGAGCCGAAGGTGGCGACGACGATCACCGGCGCGACGATCCGCGAGGGCGACTGA
- a CDS encoding DUF349 domain-containing protein, which translates to MGPDEATTWGRVDENGTVYVRYEDTEKAVGEYPDATPDEALAYFARKYADLEGQVKIAEQRAQRGASANDVARTVEHLRSQVSEARVVGDLKALENRVAALSEQVGSLTREQQAQAQQALTEALAYRTALVEEAESLAAVDPARAQWKQVTAQLDDVFARWQQHQHDGPRLPKNEANELWKRFRAARSTVDQHRRAFYSELDAQHRDARNRKQELVQQAEALASRGSDGIPAYRELLDDWKRAGRAGKRHDDALWARFKAAGDVLFEHRHAEAAAENEEFSANLVAKQALLTEAEPLLQQRDRIAARRTLTDIQRRWDEIGKVPRGDVRRIEDRLRAVEDHVRSLEDEHWKASDPERKARQNGLASQLEDAIGKLQSELEAAQASGDARKIKAAQEALDARKIWLDALGG; encoded by the coding sequence GTGGGACCTGACGAAGCAACGACCTGGGGCCGGGTCGACGAGAACGGGACGGTGTACGTCCGGTACGAGGACACCGAGAAGGCGGTCGGTGAGTACCCGGACGCCACCCCGGACGAGGCCCTCGCGTACTTCGCGCGCAAGTACGCCGACCTCGAGGGGCAGGTGAAGATCGCGGAGCAGCGCGCACAGCGTGGTGCCTCGGCGAACGACGTCGCCCGGACCGTCGAACACCTGCGCTCGCAGGTGTCGGAGGCCCGCGTGGTCGGTGACCTCAAGGCGCTCGAGAACCGCGTCGCGGCGCTGTCCGAGCAGGTCGGTTCGCTCACCAGGGAGCAGCAGGCGCAGGCGCAGCAGGCCCTCACCGAGGCGCTCGCGTACCGCACGGCGCTGGTCGAGGAAGCCGAGTCCCTCGCCGCGGTCGATCCCGCTCGCGCGCAGTGGAAGCAGGTCACCGCCCAGCTCGACGACGTCTTCGCCCGGTGGCAGCAGCACCAGCACGACGGTCCCCGACTGCCGAAGAACGAGGCGAACGAGCTGTGGAAGCGCTTCCGCGCCGCGCGCTCGACCGTCGACCAGCACCGGCGCGCCTTCTACTCGGAGCTCGACGCGCAGCACCGAGACGCCCGCAACCGCAAGCAGGAGCTCGTGCAGCAGGCCGAGGCCCTCGCGTCGCGCGGCTCCGACGGCATCCCGGCCTACCGGGAGCTGCTCGACGACTGGAAGCGTGCCGGACGGGCCGGCAAGCGCCACGACGACGCACTGTGGGCGCGCTTCAAGGCAGCCGGCGACGTCCTGTTCGAGCACCGTCACGCCGAGGCGGCAGCGGAGAACGAGGAGTTCTCCGCCAACCTCGTCGCGAAGCAGGCGCTGCTGACCGAGGCGGAGCCGCTGCTCCAGCAGCGGGACCGCATCGCCGCACGTCGCACCCTGACGGACATCCAGCGCCGCTGGGACGAGATCGGCAAGGTCCCGCGCGGTGACGTCCGCCGGATCGAGGACCGGCTCCGTGCGGTCGAGGACCACGTGCGCAGCCTCGAGGACGAGCACTGGAAGGCGTCCGACCCGGAGCGCAAGGCCCGGCAGAACGGTCTCGCGAGCCAGCTCGAGGACGCGATCGGCAAGCTGCAGTCGGAGCTCGAGGCGGCGCAGGCATCGGGCGACGCCCGGAAGATCAAGGCAGCGCAGGAAGCCCTCGACGCCCGCAAGATCTGGCTGGACGCGCTCGGCGGCTGA
- the alaS gene encoding alanine--tRNA ligase, with amino-acid sequence MQTAEIRRRWLQFFGDRGHTVVPSASLVSDDPSLLFTVAGMVPFIPYLTGLVPAPYPRATSVQKCIRTNDIEEVGKTPRHGTFFQMNGNFSFGDYFKEQAIQYAWELLTTPEADGGLGFSPDDLWVTVYEEDDEAIVFWKEHSSLPDERIQRLGKDTNYWSTGQPGPAGPCSEIFFDRGPAYGIDGGPATDDDRYVEIWNLVFMQYQIADVRSKYDFAITGELPNKNIDTGMGLERVAFIKQGVDNMYEIDQVRPVLDRAAAISGREYGAVHEDDVRMRVIADHVRSSLMLVADGVTPSNEGRGYILRRLLRRTVRAMRLLGVEGATFPELFPASRDAMQGAYPEVAEQYDRIARIVYAEEETFLRTLAQGTTILDVAVERAKQDGAPSIGGDTAFLLHDTFGFPIDLTMEMAEEAGVRVDRSAFETLMSEQRARAKADAKSKKTALADLSVYSAFRAAGETVFLGYDALEAESAVLGIIVDGVSVDRAVAGDIAEVILGETSLYAESGGQDADQGSIVGNGFDLEVLDVQRPVAGLWSHKVQVRSGEVGVGDAATTVVDAEYRRGATQAHSATHLVNAALRDVLGPEALQAGSYNKSGYMRLDFSWSQPVSGETRSEIEEVVNAAIRSDLAVQTRVLPLDEAKALGAQALFGEKYGAEVRMVDIGGPWSRELCGGTHVASSAQVGLVNLVGESSVGSTNRRVEALVGLEGFRDLAVERTIVSQLSSALKAPREDLPTRVQGLMEDLRAAQKRIAEFESANLQQRVPAIARQATTVGTTTVVAETVDGLQSGDDLRSLATGVRGQLGDGAAVVVLGAVVGGKPVVIVATNDAARAAGVAAGPLAKEAAGVLGGGGGGKPDLAQGGGTDAGALPAALRAVTARLAG; translated from the coding sequence ATGCAGACCGCAGAGATCCGCCGCCGTTGGCTCCAGTTCTTCGGCGACCGCGGACACACCGTCGTCCCGTCCGCGTCGCTCGTCTCGGACGATCCGTCGCTGCTCTTCACGGTCGCCGGCATGGTCCCGTTCATCCCCTACCTCACCGGTCTGGTCCCTGCGCCGTACCCGCGTGCGACGAGCGTCCAGAAGTGCATCCGCACCAACGACATCGAGGAGGTCGGCAAGACCCCTCGGCACGGCACGTTCTTCCAGATGAACGGCAACTTCTCGTTCGGTGACTACTTCAAGGAGCAGGCGATCCAGTACGCCTGGGAGCTCCTGACCACGCCGGAGGCGGACGGCGGCCTCGGGTTCTCGCCGGACGACCTGTGGGTCACGGTGTACGAGGAGGACGACGAGGCGATCGTCTTCTGGAAGGAGCACTCGTCGCTCCCCGACGAGCGGATCCAGCGCCTCGGCAAGGACACCAACTACTGGTCGACGGGCCAGCCGGGCCCCGCCGGCCCGTGCTCCGAGATCTTCTTCGACCGCGGTCCGGCGTACGGCATCGACGGCGGTCCGGCGACCGACGACGACCGCTACGTCGAGATCTGGAACCTGGTCTTCATGCAGTACCAGATCGCGGACGTGCGATCGAAGTACGACTTCGCGATCACGGGCGAGCTGCCGAACAAGAACATCGACACCGGCATGGGGCTCGAGCGCGTCGCGTTCATCAAGCAGGGCGTCGACAACATGTACGAGATCGACCAGGTGCGTCCGGTGCTCGACCGTGCCGCCGCGATCTCCGGTCGTGAGTACGGTGCCGTGCACGAGGACGACGTCCGCATGCGCGTCATCGCGGACCACGTCCGCTCCTCGCTCATGCTCGTCGCCGACGGGGTCACGCCGTCCAACGAGGGCCGCGGCTACATCCTGCGCCGCCTGCTCCGCCGGACCGTGCGCGCCATGCGTCTGCTCGGTGTCGAGGGGGCGACCTTCCCCGAGCTCTTCCCCGCGTCGCGCGACGCGATGCAGGGGGCGTACCCCGAGGTCGCCGAGCAGTACGACCGCATCGCACGGATCGTCTACGCCGAGGAGGAGACGTTCCTCCGCACCCTGGCGCAGGGCACCACCATCCTCGACGTCGCGGTCGAGCGCGCCAAGCAGGACGGTGCCCCGTCGATCGGTGGGGACACGGCGTTCCTGCTGCACGACACCTTCGGGTTCCCGATCGACCTCACCATGGAGATGGCCGAGGAGGCCGGGGTCCGGGTGGACCGAAGTGCCTTCGAGACCCTGATGTCCGAGCAGCGTGCCCGGGCGAAGGCCGACGCGAAGAGCAAGAAGACCGCTCTCGCCGACCTCAGCGTGTACAGCGCCTTCCGTGCCGCCGGCGAGACCGTCTTCCTCGGCTACGACGCGCTCGAGGCCGAATCCGCCGTGCTCGGCATCATCGTCGACGGCGTGAGCGTCGACCGTGCGGTCGCCGGCGACATCGCCGAGGTCATCCTCGGGGAGACCTCGCTCTACGCGGAGTCCGGCGGTCAGGACGCCGACCAGGGCTCGATCGTCGGCAACGGGTTCGACCTCGAGGTCCTCGACGTGCAGCGTCCGGTCGCCGGGCTCTGGAGCCACAAGGTGCAGGTCCGCTCCGGCGAGGTCGGGGTCGGGGACGCCGCGACGACGGTGGTCGACGCCGAGTACCGCCGCGGGGCGACGCAGGCGCACTCCGCCACGCACCTCGTGAACGCGGCACTCCGCGACGTGCTCGGACCGGAGGCGCTCCAGGCCGGCTCGTACAACAAGTCCGGCTACATGCGGCTCGACTTCTCCTGGTCCCAGCCCGTCTCGGGTGAGACGCGCTCGGAGATCGAGGAGGTCGTCAACGCCGCGATCCGGTCCGACCTCGCGGTGCAGACCCGGGTGCTGCCGCTCGACGAGGCGAAGGCCCTCGGTGCCCAGGCCCTCTTCGGGGAGAAGTACGGTGCCGAGGTCCGCATGGTCGACATCGGTGGCCCGTGGTCGCGCGAGCTCTGCGGTGGCACCCACGTCGCCTCGAGCGCGCAGGTCGGGCTCGTCAACCTCGTGGGGGAGTCCAGCGTCGGGTCGACCAACCGTCGCGTCGAGGCGCTCGTCGGGCTGGAGGGCTTCCGTGACCTCGCGGTCGAGCGGACCATCGTGTCGCAGCTGTCGAGTGCACTCAAGGCGCCCCGCGAGGACCTGCCGACGCGTGTCCAGGGCCTGATGGAGGACCTGCGCGCCGCCCAGAAGCGGATCGCGGAGTTCGAGTCGGCGAACCTGCAGCAGCGCGTGCCCGCGATCGCACGCCAGGCGACGACCGTCGGGACGACCACGGTGGTCGCCGAGACCGTCGACGGCCTGCAGTCCGGTGACGACCTCCGCTCGCTCGCGACCGGCGTCCGAGGGCAGCTCGGTGACGGAGCAGCCGTGGTCGTCCTCGGCGCGGTGGTCGGCGGCAAGCCGGTCGTCATCGTGGCGACGAACGACGCGGCCCGTGCCGCTGGCGTCGCGGCAGGTCCGCTCGCGAAGGAGGCCGCCGGCGTCCTCGGCGGCGGTGGTGGCGGCAAGCCCGACCTGGCCCAGGGCGGTGGCACGGACGCGGGCGCGCTCCCGGCGGCGCTGCGTGCCGTGACGGCGCGCCTGGCGGGCTGA
- a CDS encoding bifunctional riboflavin kinase/FAD synthetase has translation MQYYDDLADVAQGFGPSAVTIGKFDGVHVGHRAVIAHLERAARERGLVSTVVTFDRHPLSVIDPERVPPALTSTAQRRELLEEIGVDAMLLLRFDQDLQSQAPEAFVSEVLVGTLHAELVFVGSDFRFGARGAGDVALLRRLGERYGFQVELIDDVDLRDDVRPSDERRVSSTWIRELLGVGRVAEAARLLGREHAVRSTVVHGNQRGRAMGYPTANLDPACEGFVPADGVYAARVLHEGTVYPAAVSVGNNPTFEGVPAKQIEAHLLDVDIDLYGDTISVLFVSYVRGMVAFSSMDELATQMRQDDLDIRLLLGLPAPVQ, from the coding sequence GTGCAGTACTACGACGACCTCGCGGACGTGGCGCAGGGCTTCGGTCCGAGCGCAGTGACGATCGGCAAGTTCGACGGCGTGCACGTCGGGCACCGGGCGGTCATCGCACACCTCGAACGTGCCGCGCGTGAACGTGGCCTGGTGTCGACCGTCGTGACCTTCGACCGGCACCCGCTCAGCGTGATCGACCCGGAGCGCGTCCCGCCGGCGCTGACGAGCACCGCGCAGCGACGGGAACTCCTCGAGGAGATCGGCGTCGACGCGATGCTCCTCCTGCGGTTCGACCAGGACCTGCAGTCCCAGGCGCCCGAGGCCTTCGTGTCCGAGGTCCTCGTCGGCACCCTGCACGCCGAGCTCGTGTTCGTGGGCAGCGACTTCCGCTTCGGGGCGCGCGGTGCCGGTGACGTCGCGCTGCTGCGACGCCTGGGGGAGCGGTACGGCTTCCAGGTCGAGCTCATCGACGACGTCGACCTCCGCGACGACGTCCGCCCGTCCGACGAGCGCCGGGTGTCCTCGACGTGGATCCGGGAGCTGCTCGGTGTCGGACGCGTCGCCGAGGCCGCCCGACTGCTCGGCCGCGAGCACGCCGTGCGCAGCACCGTCGTGCACGGCAACCAGCGCGGCAGGGCCATGGGTTACCCGACGGCGAACCTCGACCCGGCGTGCGAGGGCTTCGTCCCCGCGGACGGCGTCTACGCCGCACGCGTCCTGCACGAGGGCACCGTGTACCCGGCAGCCGTCTCGGTGGGCAACAACCCGACGTTCGAAGGCGTGCCTGCCAAGCAGATCGAGGCGCACCTGCTCGACGTCGACATCGACCTCTACGGTGACACGATCTCGGTGCTCTTCGTCTCGTACGTGCGGGGCATGGTCGCCTTCTCGTCGATGGACGAACTCGCCACCCAGATGCGACAGGACGACCTCGACATCCGCCTGCTGCTCGGGCTCCCCGCGCCGGTCCAGTAG